The genomic interval TGTTGGGGAGCGTGGGATAAAACTTTCAGGTGGTCAAAAACAGCAACTTTCTATTGCCCGTATCTTTTTAAAAGATCCGGCTATTTTGATTTTAGATGAAGCAACCTCTGCCCTTGATAATATCACAGAACATTATGTGCAAAAATCACTTGATGCCTTGGCTCAAAATAGAACGGTTATTACCATCGCTCATCGATTAAGTTCAGTGAAAAATGCATCAAAGATTTTGGTCATGAAGAATGGAAGGATTGCAGAAGAGGGGACACATAAAGAATTACTTTCTTTTAATGGGGTATATCAAACACTGCATGACTTACAGTTTCGGGAAGGAAAAGAGCGTTAATGAAAAAAGCAATTTGTATTGGTGCAACGAAATCTAATGATGGTAAAACACTTCTAACAACGGCACTCTTGCACCATTTCAAGAAAGATGTATCAGCGTTTAAATGTGGACCAGATTATATCGATCCACAGTTTCATGATGCCATTACAGGAGGCCATAGCGTCAATCTTGATGGTTATTTGATGAATGAAGAACAACTTCGATGGACATTTGAGCATTATCATCACAACTCTTTCGCAGTTATCGAAGGTGTCATGGGTTTTTACGATGGCATGGATAAGGGTGCTAGTGCGTACGATGTGGCAAAATCTTTACACGTTCCAAGTGTCATTGTCGTGGATGCCAGTGGAAGCTATATCACTATTGCCGCGGTCATCAAAGGATTGTTAACCTTTAGAGACGATCATACCATCAAAGGAGTGATTTTAAATAAAGTTAGTTCATCCATGCATTTTTCACTTTTAGAAAAAGTAATAGAAGAAGAATTGCCTCACATCGCCGTTCTTGGTTGGATAAAAAAAGACCTCATTACTTTAGAATCAACGCATCTAGGGCTTGATCTCGAACATTTGGATAGGGAGCTTTTAGCACTCGTTTCAAAAGAAGTTTTAGAACATATCGATTTGGAGCTTCTGATGAGTTTAGCTACGTTTGAGCCTTTACATGTAAAGATTTATCCATTTGAAAAAATACCAAAAATACCACAAAAATTAGCCATCGTTCATGATGCAAATTTCTCTTTTTTATACCATGATAATGTAAATTTTTTAAAAGAGGTCTTTGATGAGGTTGTGATGGTATCTGCTGTGAATGACGAAAAATGTGAAGCAGATGTTTTATATATCCCTGGAGGGTATGTCGAAACCAAAGAAGCGTATAAACGCATCGAAAATTCTCACACCTTTAAACACAGTGTGCTAGAGCATGCAAAAAACAAGCCAATTTATGGTGAGTGTGCAGGACTTATTTTTCTTGGAAAAAAGATTGATGAAAAACCAATGCTTGGGCTTTTAGATGTTGAGTTTAGTTTGCAAAAACGTTTTAAACGCATGGGGTATTATGATGCTGATTTTGATGGCATAAACACCAAAGGTCATGCTTTTCATTATAGTAGCCCCCATGATTTAGCAAACGGATATTTTCCTCTAGTTAAAAGAGATAACGGAGAGAATGGCGTATGGAAAAAAGATAAAGTATTTGGAACTTATTTACATACTTTTTTTAGAACGAATCCCCATTTGATCAAACAATATTTTAGTTAATATTTTTTAAAGTAAAGTGGCATTATGAATAATAAAGATGAAAAAATTTGTCCATTGTGTGGAGAACGTAATGCTTGTCAGGTTGGAACTTCAAATCAATGCTGGTGCCATACTATTAAAGTGCCACAGGATTTATTAGACAAAATACCGCAAGAGAAAAAAGGTAAAGCTTGTATTTGTTATTTGTGTATTAAAGAATATTTACAACATCAAAAAATAAAATAGTAGACTAGGACTAAAAATGACATACATGCCTCTTTTATTTTCTCTGGAAGGAAAAAAAGTTTTGTTGATAGGTGCTGGTGCTATTGGACAACGAAAATTGGAAAAACTTTTGAATTATACTAGCTCAATTACTATTATGACAAAAGAGTGTTCTCACTCAATGAAAAAAATCATACATGAAAACAAGCTAATATTAATTACTAAAAGTTATGAACCAAATGATGTAAAAGACTATGATATTATCATAGCCACTATCGATAATCTTGATCTTCAAAAAAGCATCTATCAAGAGGCTAAGAAGTACTCAAAGCTCTATAACTGTGTTGATTTCCCAGAATATTGTGATTTCATGTTTCCTTCTATTGTACAAAAAGGAGATTTACAAATAGCGTTTTCAACAGGAGGGTATTCTCCTGGATTAGCAAAAGCGTTACGTGCGTTATTTGAGAGGATTATTCCTGATGCTGTAATTCCATTTTTAGAGGAAATGAAAGTGTTACGAAAAATGCATCCGAAAGGAGAAAATAGGCAAAAAATTTTTCATGATAAAGTTAATGTATTTGTAAAACAGCACTTTATAATGCCTACTAATGGAGAAGATTTAAATGGCAAGACCCGTTAAATACGATTTAATAAAAATACTTGATGATGCAATGGAACTTTTTTGGGAAAAAGGGTTTGAAAATGTATCAATTGTAGACTTGATTCTACATACAGGTATCAATCGAAGTACAATGTACTCTTTATTTTCAGATAAAGAGGCGTTATTTGTCAAGCGAAGCGCAGAACTGGTCAGTTTTTAGTGTAAAAAAGTTGCGAATTGAAACTTAAACCACCTCTTGATTTTGACCTTCTATGTTTGAAGATTTAGCTTCAAACTTATAGATTTCTGAGTGTAAAACTCCTGTTTGTTTCTTCTCTTTAAGTCGGTAGCTATCTCCTTGAATATTGATGATATGTGAGTGATGTAACACTCGATCTAATATAGCGGTTGTAACGATTTTATCTCCTGCAAAGACTTGAACCCATTTACTAAATACAAGATTTGAAGTAAAAATGGTAGAGCTTTTTTCATAGCGTTTAGAAATAATTTGAAAAAAGTGATTGGCTTCTTCTTTGCTCATATTGAAATATCCAATCTCATCAATGACAAGTACCGATGGAGAGGCGATAGATTTCAAGAAGCTATCATATTTTTTCTCTTTTTTGGCTCTATTTGCATTACTTAAAAGCTCACTTATGGTGGTAAATCTTACTTTATAGCGATGTTGCACCGCTTTGAGTGCTAGCGCAATAGCAAGATGTGTTTTACCCACACCACTTTCACCTAAGAGGATGATGTTCTCATACTTTTTAACAAATATTAGGCTTGAGAGTTCTTCAATCTGTTTACGGTTCACGCCAACGGAGAAAGTGTAATCAAACTGCTCTAATGTCTTAATAACTGGGAATCCTGCGAGTTTGGTCAACATATTTTTAGACCTTCCTAGTCTATTATCTACTTCCACTCGTAATACCTCCTCCAAGAACTGTGTATATTGCCAATTCTCTTTAGCTGCCATACTGGCAATATCATGATATTTTTCGCCTATGATAGAGAGCTTGAGTTCTTTACATAACTCATCGATAGAGGTATCTAACTCCATAATGCACCACCATAAAATCCAACAGGAAGGATGATGTTTGCAACCATGGGTATAAACTCATCGTAACATTGAATGTCTCTATTGGGGATATATAATTTTTCCAAGTCTTTGTGAGAATTGATTGGGGAATATTTTTTAGCTACACTTTCAATCAAAGCTTTAGGGTGGATTCCTTGATAGGCTTTAGGCACAGGAAGTAGCTGTAACTGCTCCTGTGCTAACAACTCAAATGGCATCTGTAATGTCGTTTGGTGGATGCGTTTATTGGCGGTATTGTCCAACCATTTTAGAACTTCCGCATTTGCATTATCAAGCGTTAATGTGTAATGTTTCATAGAGAGTCGCACCCGTAATCCATTGTGAAAGTTATACCGCAGATAATGGTTAAATCTCTCAACTTTTCCTTTGGTCTTAGCACGATAGGGTTTGCATACTTTGATACTGAATCCACAATGTTTAGCAAAGTCAGCAAACAAGGGATTGAATCTATGATCACCTTTGCTATAGTCATTG from Sulfurospirillum multivorans DSM 12446 carries:
- a CDS encoding cysteine-rich CWC family protein; translation: MNNKDEKICPLCGERNACQVGTSNQCWCHTIKVPQDLLDKIPQEKKGKACICYLCIKEYLQHQKIK
- the istB gene encoding IS21-like element helper ATPase IstB; translated protein: MELDTSIDELCKELKLSIIGEKYHDIASMAAKENWQYTQFLEEVLRVEVDNRLGRSKNMLTKLAGFPVIKTLEQFDYTFSVGVNRKQIEELSSLIFVKKYENIILLGESGVGKTHLAIALALKAVQHRYKVRFTTISELLSNANRAKKEKKYDSFLKSIASPSVLVIDEIGYFNMSKEEANHFFQIISKRYEKSSTIFTSNLVFSKWVQVFAGDKIVTTAILDRVLHHSHIINIQGDSYRLKEKKQTGVLHSEIYKFEAKSSNIEGQNQEVV
- a CDS encoding TetR/AcrR family transcriptional regulator, which codes for MARPVKYDLIKILDDAMELFWEKGFENVSIVDLILHTGINRSTMYSLFSDKEALFVKRSAELVSF
- a CDS encoding cobyrinate a,c-diamide synthase, with the translated sequence MKKAICIGATKSNDGKTLLTTALLHHFKKDVSAFKCGPDYIDPQFHDAITGGHSVNLDGYLMNEEQLRWTFEHYHHNSFAVIEGVMGFYDGMDKGASAYDVAKSLHVPSVIVVDASGSYITIAAVIKGLLTFRDDHTIKGVILNKVSSSMHFSLLEKVIEEELPHIAVLGWIKKDLITLESTHLGLDLEHLDRELLALVSKEVLEHIDLELLMSLATFEPLHVKIYPFEKIPKIPQKLAIVHDANFSFLYHDNVNFLKEVFDEVVMVSAVNDEKCEADVLYIPGGYVETKEAYKRIENSHTFKHSVLEHAKNKPIYGECAGLIFLGKKIDEKPMLGLLDVEFSLQKRFKRMGYYDADFDGINTKGHAFHYSSPHDLANGYFPLVKRDNGENGVWKKDKVFGTYLHTFFRTNPHLIKQYFS
- a CDS encoding precorrin-2 dehydrogenase/sirohydrochlorin ferrochelatase family protein, yielding MTYMPLLFSLEGKKVLLIGAGAIGQRKLEKLLNYTSSITIMTKECSHSMKKIIHENKLILITKSYEPNDVKDYDIIIATIDNLDLQKSIYQEAKKYSKLYNCVDFPEYCDFMFPSIVQKGDLQIAFSTGGYSPGLAKALRALFERIIPDAVIPFLEEMKVLRKMHPKGENRQKIFHDKVNVFVKQHFIMPTNGEDLNGKTR